From Leptolyngbya sp. KIOST-1, one genomic window encodes:
- a CDS encoding methyl-accepting chemotaxis protein encodes MKMHKIWKLRHWIVLGYAVPVVALILSAGVTVVNVRQLAHIFEEVKQARENKEKIDHVNLNVQIMSRATRGYLLQRNPTSLLDFNKAKTDYTALMDELNNQVTNEVQQQNLSELESLINQFMDVHQTMINLVNANQSQEGVQAWRESNGRALNSQIDSLISTMEQIEDEIVAIDETRQTAALRSLQATLIGAAALSVILSTLIGTLIVLKASRIMNGAASDIASSASEIAASVEQQERTSSQQVASVSETSTTMDELGASSRQSAEQAEAAAAGARQALALAESGTLAVERSLDGMTALREKVDAIADQILRLSEQTSQIGGISGLVSDLANQTNMLALNAAVEAVRAGEHGKGFAVVSGEIRKLADQSKRSAEKINALVADIQTAINSTVMVTDEGTKKVEEGVKIAEETADTFAGVADAVNHVVLNSQQISLNVKQQAVAIQQVVSAMNSLNTGAQETANGISQIKVGTHQLNESAHQLKVAI; translated from the coding sequence ATGAAAATGCACAAGATTTGGAAGCTGCGCCACTGGATTGTACTGGGCTATGCCGTCCCGGTTGTAGCGCTGATTCTCTCCGCTGGGGTCACGGTGGTCAACGTGCGCCAGCTTGCTCACATCTTTGAGGAAGTCAAACAGGCGCGGGAGAACAAGGAAAAAATTGATCATGTCAACCTCAATGTTCAGATCATGTCCCGCGCTACCCGGGGCTACCTGCTCCAAAGAAACCCGACCTCTCTGCTGGATTTTAACAAGGCCAAAACCGACTACACGGCCCTGATGGATGAGCTAAATAATCAGGTCACCAATGAGGTGCAGCAGCAAAACCTATCTGAGTTAGAGTCGCTGATCAACCAGTTCATGGATGTGCACCAAACCATGATCAATCTAGTCAATGCCAACCAGAGCCAGGAGGGCGTACAGGCCTGGCGCGAGAGCAATGGTCGCGCCCTAAATAGCCAAATTGACAGTTTGATTTCGACGATGGAACAGATCGAAGACGAGATTGTCGCGATCGACGAGACCCGTCAAACAGCAGCCCTGCGGAGTCTGCAAGCGACCCTGATCGGTGCCGCCGCGCTGTCGGTCATCCTATCAACGCTGATCGGCACGCTGATTGTGCTCAAGGCCTCGCGGATCATGAACGGGGCTGCTAGCGATATCGCCAGTTCGGCCAGCGAAATTGCCGCCAGCGTGGAGCAGCAGGAGCGCACCAGCAGCCAGCAGGTGGCCTCCGTCAGCGAAACCAGCACCACGATGGATGAACTGGGGGCCTCCTCGCGCCAGTCGGCGGAGCAGGCCGAAGCCGCCGCCGCCGGAGCCCGGCAGGCCCTGGCCCTGGCCGAGAGCGGTACCCTGGCGGTGGAGCGCAGCCTCGACGGCATGACCGCCCTGCGCGAAAAGGTGGATGCGATCGCCGATCAGATTCTGCGGCTCAGCGAGCAGACCAGCCAGATTGGCGGCATCTCTGGCCTGGTCAGCGACCTGGCCAACCAGACCAACATGCTAGCCCTCAACGCCGCTGTGGAGGCGGTGCGAGCGGGTGAACACGGCAAGGGCTTTGCCGTGGTCTCTGGAGAAATTCGCAAGCTGGCCGACCAGAGCAAGCGCTCTGCCGAAAAAATCAACGCCCTGGTGGCCGACATCCAAACCGCCATCAATTCCACTGTCATGGTCACCGATGAGGGCACCAAAAAAGTGGAAGAAGGGGTCAAAATTGCCGAAGAAACCGCCGATACGTTTGCCGGTGTTGCCGATGCCGTCAACCATGTCGTGCTCAACAGCCAGCAGATTTCCCTCAACGTCAAGCAGCAGGCGGTGGCCATTCAGCAGGTGGTAAGCGCCATGAACAGCCTCAACACTGGAGCCCAGGAAACCGCCAACGGCATCAGTCAGATCAAAGTGGGCACTCACCAGCTCAACGAGAGCGCCCACCAGCTCAAGGTGGCGATTTAG
- a CDS encoding hybrid sensor histidine kinase/response regulator gives MMIDDSELRSIFKTSSLERLQAIDEGLLHLEKHPDDLDNLASLMREAHSLKGDGNMLGVTDLGKVAHQFEHVLGGIKQGKQPLSAELFDRLAHGLEAMRQIAHEAVTGEPAQIQTFYAIATLMGADLAAPPQSDHGPEPAPSPNGNGAAPVTDSAAYDLADAIFADLPPAVVADLEADSPAVQVATVATQTLERSDRYIDDDHLRGIFKSASEEHLQAIDQGLLHLENHPDDPAVIEALMRAAHSLKGDSTMLGVADLGQIAHQIEHILTQVNGRAASLSAELCDRLSQGLAAMQQLVYEATTGEPTGVDAAGAIAALTEVATPPQPAGATAGSAPGAPPDAIATAPSPASPPSCLLPPPLPEAALTEASNYSIDTIRVPTQNLDALMKDSGELTIAKTRVAHRLTEIDTITGLWEEWSRDLLINRFLYHEAQQGKPVWSQIESFHHRAGQQLEQIGTLIERLSSALHEDTARLDRVTDRMDECIRTLRLMPLSTIFNLFPRLVRDLARQQGKQVELVIEGGDTRADKRILEEMKDPLLHMLLNAVDHGVEPPEIRRQQGKPEVATITLRGAQTATSIVVEVSDDGRGLDLDAVKQTAIRRGLYRPEELEQMAPSQLHTLILNPGFSTRTMVTEISGRGVGLDVLRTNVERLKGTVEVQSVPGQGCTLRVQLGNSLATAHVLLVAAAGQTFALPVEFVQTTCLVKASDLFTLEGHSTMAYNDEPISVVWLAELLNLGEADYRDGGSPPEEHRYPQTQSFSCIILQVGLYRVGVLVDALIDKQDVVLKPQSQLLKRVRYIAGATILGTGDVCLVLNSHDLIAAVRHRLVSSSSPQAARSQGAVPSQPRPKSILLVEDSIATRTQEKRILESAGYEVVTAVDGLDGFEKLQSRAFDAVVSDVQMPNLDGLGLTQRIRQHQAFNDLPVVLVTTLASEDDLRRGAEAGANAYIPKGSFTQDLLFETLDRLILS, from the coding sequence ATGATGATCGACGACAGCGAGCTGCGCAGTATTTTTAAGACCTCTAGCCTGGAGCGTCTGCAAGCCATCGACGAGGGCCTGCTGCACCTCGAAAAGCATCCCGACGACCTGGACAACCTGGCCAGTCTGATGCGCGAGGCCCACTCACTGAAGGGCGACGGCAACATGCTGGGGGTCACCGACCTGGGCAAGGTAGCCCACCAGTTTGAGCATGTGCTGGGGGGCATTAAACAGGGCAAACAGCCGCTTTCCGCCGAGCTGTTCGACCGTCTGGCCCACGGCCTGGAGGCGATGCGGCAGATTGCCCACGAGGCGGTGACCGGCGAACCGGCCCAGATCCAGACGTTCTACGCGATCGCCACGCTGATGGGGGCCGATCTGGCGGCGCCGCCCCAGTCAGACCACGGCCCTGAACCCGCCCCCAGCCCGAACGGGAATGGCGCTGCCCCAGTCACCGATTCAGCCGCCTACGACCTCGCCGACGCCATCTTTGCGGATCTGCCCCCGGCGGTGGTGGCCGACCTGGAGGCCGATTCCCCTGCGGTCCAGGTGGCTACTGTCGCCACCCAAACGCTGGAGCGCAGCGATCGCTACATCGACGACGACCACCTGCGCGGCATCTTCAAAAGCGCCAGCGAAGAGCACCTGCAAGCCATCGACCAGGGCCTGCTGCACCTGGAAAACCACCCCGACGACCCGGCGGTGATCGAAGCGCTGATGCGCGCCGCCCACTCCCTCAAGGGCGATAGCACCATGCTGGGGGTCGCCGACCTGGGGCAAATTGCCCACCAGATTGAGCACATCCTCACCCAGGTAAACGGCCGGGCTGCATCGCTGTCGGCTGAACTCTGCGATCGCCTCTCCCAGGGCCTGGCCGCCATGCAGCAGCTGGTCTACGAAGCGACCACGGGTGAGCCCACCGGCGTGGATGCCGCTGGCGCGATCGCGGCCCTCACCGAGGTCGCCACCCCGCCTCAGCCCGCTGGGGCAACCGCAGGCTCTGCTCCAGGCGCCCCCCCGGACGCGATCGCCACCGCCCCATCCCCCGCATCTCCTCCCTCCTGCCTGCTTCCCCCTCCCCTGCCCGAGGCCGCCCTTACCGAAGCCTCCAACTACAGCATCGACACCATTCGAGTTCCGACTCAAAATCTCGATGCCCTGATGAAGGACAGCGGCGAGTTAACCATCGCCAAAACCCGAGTGGCCCATCGGCTGACCGAAATCGACACCATCACCGGCCTCTGGGAGGAGTGGAGCCGAGATCTGCTGATCAACCGCTTTCTGTACCACGAGGCCCAGCAGGGCAAACCGGTCTGGTCCCAAATTGAGAGTTTTCACCACCGCGCCGGGCAGCAGCTGGAGCAGATTGGCACTCTGATTGAGCGGCTCAGCAGTGCCCTGCATGAAGATACCGCCCGGCTGGACCGCGTCACTGACCGCATGGACGAATGCATCCGCACCCTGCGCCTGATGCCGCTGTCAACCATTTTCAATCTGTTTCCTCGGCTGGTCCGGGATCTGGCCCGGCAGCAGGGCAAACAGGTAGAGCTGGTGATTGAAGGGGGAGATACCCGCGCCGACAAACGCATTCTGGAGGAGATGAAAGATCCCCTCCTGCACATGCTGCTCAATGCCGTTGACCACGGTGTCGAACCGCCTGAGATTCGGCGGCAGCAGGGCAAACCCGAGGTGGCCACAATTACCCTGCGCGGGGCTCAAACCGCTACCAGCATTGTGGTTGAGGTCAGCGATGACGGCCGTGGGCTAGACCTGGACGCGGTAAAACAAACGGCGATCCGGCGAGGGCTGTACCGCCCTGAAGAACTAGAGCAAATGGCGCCCAGCCAGCTGCACACCCTGATTCTCAACCCTGGATTTTCAACCCGCACTATGGTCACGGAGATCTCCGGCCGGGGGGTGGGGCTCGATGTGCTGCGCACCAATGTCGAACGGCTCAAGGGCACGGTGGAGGTCCAATCGGTACCGGGGCAGGGCTGTACCCTGCGGGTACAGCTGGGCAATAGCCTGGCCACGGCCCACGTGCTGCTGGTGGCAGCGGCGGGGCAAACCTTTGCCCTGCCGGTGGAGTTTGTGCAAACCACCTGCCTGGTAAAGGCCAGCGATCTGTTTACGCTGGAGGGTCACAGCACCATGGCCTACAATGACGAGCCAATCTCTGTAGTGTGGCTGGCTGAACTGCTCAATCTGGGCGAGGCCGACTACCGCGACGGGGGCTCTCCGCCGGAAGAGCACCGCTATCCTCAAACCCAGTCGTTTTCCTGCATTATTTTGCAGGTTGGGCTGTACCGGGTGGGTGTTCTGGTCGATGCCCTGATTGACAAGCAGGACGTCGTGCTGAAACCCCAGAGCCAGTTGCTCAAGCGGGTGCGCTACATTGCTGGGGCCACGATTCTGGGCACAGGCGATGTCTGTCTGGTGCTCAATTCCCATGACTTGATCGCAGCGGTGCGCCACCGGCTGGTCTCCTCATCCTCGCCTCAGGCGGCTCGGTCCCAGGGTGCTGTGCCCAGCCAGCCCAGGCCCAAAAGCATCTTGCTGGTCGAGGATTCCATTGCCACCCGGACCCAGGAGAAGCGCATTCTCGAATCGGCGGGCTATGAGGTCGTCACGGCGGTAGATGGCCTGGACGGGTTTGAAAAACTCCAGTCGCGGGCCTTTGATGCGGTTGTTTCAGATGTCCAAATGCCCAATCTCGACGGCCTGGGGCTTACCCAGCGCATCCGTCAGCACCAGGCTTTCAACGATTTGCCCGTGGTACTGGTCACCACCCTGGCCAGCGAAGACGACCTCCGTCGGGGCGCGGAAGCCGGAGCCAACGCCTACATTCCCAAGGGCAGCTTCACCCAGGATCTGCTGTTTGAAACCCTGGATCGCTTAATTTTGAGCTAG
- the cheB gene encoding chemotaxis-specific protein-glutamate methyltransferase CheB encodes MTTGPIRLLIVEDSPVALAILQRMLRSAPDMEVVGVARNGQEALAMIPMVNPSLICTDLHMPKMDGLELTAEVMARFPCPILVISASVREDDTQTVFRILEAGALDIFPKPRAGLDAEYEQVKTDLLAKIRVLAGVSVFTHRRRGPSPGAAAPPPRPATLPRETKSPRLVAIGASTGGPQALLTILQSLPKTLPVPILCVQHISDGFLQGLVDWLDSSCELRVAIAAPGDLPQPGVVYFPPERHHLEIGSQGRLVLTPGAPVAGHCPSATVMFKSVAAHYRRAAVGVLLTGMGRDGADGLQALAQAGGLTIAQDEASCVVFGMPKEAIALGAVQKVLPLNAIAPYLLAQVSPTLPS; translated from the coding sequence ATGACCACTGGCCCCATTCGCCTCCTGATTGTCGAAGATTCCCCCGTTGCCCTGGCCATTCTGCAGCGCATGTTGCGCAGCGCCCCGGATATGGAAGTGGTGGGGGTAGCTCGCAACGGGCAAGAGGCGCTGGCGATGATTCCCATGGTTAACCCCAGCCTGATCTGTACCGATCTGCACATGCCCAAAATGGACGGGCTGGAGCTCACCGCGGAGGTGATGGCGCGCTTTCCCTGCCCGATTCTGGTGATTAGCGCGTCGGTGCGAGAGGACGATACCCAAACCGTGTTTCGCATTTTAGAGGCCGGTGCCCTCGATATTTTTCCGAAACCCCGCGCGGGTTTAGACGCCGAGTACGAGCAGGTTAAAACCGATCTGCTGGCCAAAATTCGGGTACTGGCCGGGGTGTCGGTGTTTACCCATCGACGGCGCGGCCCCTCCCCAGGGGCGGCGGCCCCTCCGCCCAGGCCAGCGACATTGCCCAGGGAAACTAAAAGTCCCCGGCTGGTGGCCATTGGGGCCTCCACGGGCGGCCCCCAGGCGCTGCTGACGATTTTGCAGTCGTTGCCCAAGACGCTGCCGGTACCCATCCTGTGTGTGCAGCACATCAGCGACGGCTTTTTGCAGGGCCTGGTGGACTGGCTGGACAGCAGCTGCGAACTGCGGGTGGCGATCGCCGCCCCCGGCGACCTACCCCAGCCGGGAGTGGTGTACTTTCCGCCCGAACGCCACCACCTGGAAATTGGCTCCCAGGGGCGGCTGGTGCTGACTCCAGGGGCCCCGGTGGCGGGGCACTGCCCGTCGGCCACGGTGATGTTTAAGTCGGTGGCGGCCCACTATCGGCGAGCGGCGGTGGGGGTGTTGCTCACGGGCATGGGCCGCGACGGGGCCGACGGGCTACAGGCCCTGGCCCAGGCCGGCGGTCTCACCATTGCCCAGGACGAAGCCAGCTGTGTCGTATTTGGCATGCCCAAGGAGGCGATCGCCCTGGGGGCCGTCCAAAAGGTTCTGCCGCTGAATGCGATCGCGCCCTATCTGCTGGCCCAGGTCTCGCCCACGCTGCCCAGCTAG
- a CDS encoding CheR family methyltransferase, with protein sequence MDDPNLKRISSLISRHSGIHIRDQDYSLLAEKVWRRTKCLGLSSLADYYTCLLQELEPRAGAWPGVAGLGGDRSEWQELYSILTVNESYFFRDSNQFRLLTQHLLPELIGRKQAAAGPGGRPSLRIWSAGCSTGEELYSIAIALDELNFPWDHWDTLLIGTDLSPTAVDSARLGLYGNWSFRQTPIALRQKYFAPHHQVDKICDRLRQRVIFQYGNLLQDACPNPAQGLCAIDLIFCRNVFIYLDRQSIGQILQKFHGALGAEGYLITGHTELYSQDTSQFQTLSFPESVIYRKPSRPVPMVTQPEPPPPEPALSLPRAPERPRSLAPRVTQPTARPKSRDTGLAQHDLEKALQEAEGRLRQEAYTSAIQRAEAILKAHPSCDAARKIAAHAYANTGCHEQAKNLCLQIIRRQPLSVETYYLLAQIAEDQNDLEAAKGHLRKIIYLDASFVKAYLDLASIYERENQPDKTQKIHDQALKLLAKLPPDTRLDRDSDTTVAQWQTHLSQKVGAREG encoded by the coding sequence ATGGACGACCCCAATCTGAAGCGTATCAGCAGTCTGATCAGCCGCCACTCCGGCATTCACATTCGCGACCAGGACTACAGCCTGCTGGCGGAAAAGGTGTGGCGGCGGACCAAATGCTTGGGGTTGTCCTCCCTGGCCGATTACTATACCTGTCTGCTGCAGGAACTGGAGCCGAGGGCAGGGGCTTGGCCCGGTGTCGCTGGCCTGGGGGGCGATCGCTCCGAGTGGCAGGAACTGTACTCAATTTTGACCGTTAACGAAAGCTACTTCTTTCGTGACAGCAATCAGTTCCGGTTACTCACACAGCACCTTCTTCCCGAACTGATTGGCCGCAAGCAAGCTGCCGCTGGTCCGGGGGGCAGACCCAGCCTGCGGATCTGGAGCGCTGGCTGCTCCACCGGGGAGGAGCTGTACTCGATTGCGATCGCCCTGGATGAACTCAACTTTCCCTGGGACCATTGGGATACCCTGCTGATCGGCACCGACCTCAGCCCGACTGCGGTAGACAGCGCCCGCCTGGGGCTCTACGGCAACTGGTCATTTCGGCAGACGCCGATAGCCCTGCGGCAAAAGTACTTTGCCCCCCACCATCAGGTAGACAAGATTTGCGATCGCCTGCGGCAGCGGGTGATCTTTCAGTACGGCAATCTGCTCCAGGATGCCTGTCCCAATCCAGCCCAGGGGCTGTGCGCCATAGATTTGATTTTTTGCCGCAACGTTTTTATCTACCTCGATCGCCAGTCGATTGGCCAAATCCTGCAAAAATTCCACGGCGCCCTGGGAGCTGAGGGCTACTTGATCACCGGCCATACCGAGCTCTACAGCCAGGATACCAGCCAGTTCCAGACCCTAAGTTTTCCAGAGTCAGTCATCTATAGAAAGCCATCCAGGCCAGTACCGATGGTGACTCAGCCGGAGCCCCCGCCGCCTGAACCGGCTCTCTCCCTCCCCCGCGCTCCAGAACGGCCGCGATCGCTCGCCCCCAGGGTGACTCAGCCGACGGCTCGGCCCAAATCCAGGGATACCGGCCTGGCCCAGCATGATCTGGAAAAAGCGCTACAGGAGGCGGAGGGACGGCTTCGACAGGAAGCTTACACCAGCGCCATTCAGCGGGCCGAGGCCATTTTGAAAGCTCACCCCAGCTGCGATGCCGCCCGCAAAATTGCCGCCCATGCCTACGCCAACACCGGCTGCCATGAACAGGCCAAGAATCTCTGCCTGCAAATCATTCGGCGTCAGCCGCTGAGCGTCGAGACCTACTACCTGTTGGCCCAGATCGCCGAGGATCAAAACGACCTGGAAGCCGCCAAAGGGCATTTACGAAAAATCATCTATTTAGACGCCAGCTTTGTGAAAGCTTACCTGGATCTAGCCAGCATCTACGAGCGCGAAAATCAGCCCGACAAGACTCAAAAAATTCACGACCAGGCCCTCAAGCTACTGGCCAAACTGCCCCCCGATACTCGCCTTGATCGCGACAGTGACACAACCGTCGCCCAGTGGCAGACGCACCTCAGCCAAAAGGTTGGGGCTCGGGAGGGTTAG
- a CDS encoding chemotaxis protein CheW codes for MPSKSYLLFTLGDTPYGLAADCVKEVFLLPALTSVPDVGSEVAGVLNLRGQLLPVLNLKRYLGHPGEPNRLSQAVVLVQHDDQMVGLVVDQIQNVATIALDQITVTATTPYIGDTQASLTAGLAQIGDRVIVLLNPQVLGQGAARVAPEAPVAEAGVPLDRFMAQFTPAEQQVLRDRAAGLAQLLATDTVSSDLAALAVISLAGEHFALGLEMVHEFTNISRITPIPCCPPHVVGNMNLRGEVLTLVDVRRFLNLPQTTANRPAKAVVMRLGSLVAGVVVDDVFDVIYVDAADIAALPTTVHSSENPYLGGIARYGDAMMSLLDLPRLLTQGELVVDQAA; via the coding sequence ATGCCCTCAAAGTCTTATCTGCTGTTTACCCTGGGCGATACCCCCTACGGACTGGCGGCAGATTGTGTCAAGGAAGTCTTTTTGCTGCCCGCCCTCACCTCGGTGCCCGACGTGGGATCCGAGGTGGCGGGCGTGCTCAACCTGCGCGGGCAACTGCTGCCCGTTCTCAATCTGAAGCGGTATCTGGGCCACCCCGGCGAACCCAACCGCCTGAGCCAGGCCGTGGTCCTGGTGCAGCATGACGACCAGATGGTGGGGCTGGTGGTTGACCAGATTCAAAACGTAGCGACGATCGCCCTCGACCAGATCACGGTGACCGCCACTACCCCCTACATCGGGGATACCCAGGCTTCCCTTACCGCCGGGCTGGCCCAGATTGGCGACAGGGTGATTGTCCTGCTCAACCCCCAGGTGCTGGGGCAGGGGGCGGCGAGGGTGGCCCCAGAGGCCCCCGTCGCCGAGGCCGGGGTTCCGCTCGACCGCTTCATGGCGCAGTTTACCCCAGCTGAGCAGCAGGTGCTGCGCGATCGCGCGGCCGGGCTGGCACAGCTTTTGGCCACCGATACTGTCTCCTCCGATCTGGCTGCCCTGGCGGTGATCAGCCTGGCCGGGGAGCACTTTGCCCTGGGGCTGGAGATGGTGCACGAGTTCACCAACATCTCCCGGATCACGCCGATCCCCTGCTGTCCGCCCCACGTGGTCGGCAACATGAATCTGCGGGGCGAGGTGTTGACCCTGGTGGATGTGCGGCGTTTCCTCAACCTGCCCCAGACCACCGCCAATCGGCCCGCCAAAGCCGTGGTCATGCGGTTGGGGTCGCTGGTCGCAGGGGTAGTTGTCGACGATGTTTTTGACGTCATCTACGTTGACGCCGCCGATATTGCCGCCCTGCCTACCACCGTTCACTCCAGCGAAAACCCCTACCTCGGAGGCATCGCCCGCTACGGCGATGCCATGATGAGCCTCCTAGACTTGCCCCGGCTGCTGACCCAGGGTGAGCTAGTGGTCGATCAGGCGGCCTGA
- a CDS encoding response regulator has protein sequence MSTCVAAKQTVLSVDDSLISQQMIKRALDTSYRVLLADNAVDALSVIYQEAVEALLLDISMPGIDGFELCRTVRSLPQFKNLPIVMVTSRDTEADRQEARMAGASGYLTKPCEPERLKAVMGRLLPHTLDGN, from the coding sequence ATGTCCACCTGTGTTGCAGCCAAGCAAACCGTTCTGTCGGTAGACGACAGCTTAATTAGCCAACAGATGATCAAACGCGCTTTGGATACCAGTTACCGGGTGCTGCTGGCGGACAACGCGGTGGATGCTCTTTCAGTTATCTATCAAGAAGCGGTCGAGGCCCTGCTGCTCGACATCTCCATGCCGGGAATTGACGGCTTCGAGCTGTGTCGTACCGTCCGCAGCCTGCCCCAGTTCAAAAATCTGCCCATTGTCATGGTGACCTCCCGCGATACCGAAGCCGATCGCCAGGAGGCCCGTATGGCCGGCGCTTCGGGCTACCTTACCAAACCCTGCGAACCCGAGCGTCTGAAGGCGGTCATGGGGCGACTACTGCCCCACACCCTGGACGGCAACTAG
- a CDS encoding pentapeptide repeat-containing protein encodes MANTEHLNILNKGVETWNAWRLQNPGVRPDFQGADLGRLYLPGVDFRHANFYEANLRESVFTQANFESSTLYRCDLCMADLSSANLSMVDFYKTNLYTANLSNANLRHSHFYKADMQETLLTDADLGESNFYEVDMREVILQSASLVRTTFYYSNLCNANLCQANLSCASLMGANMAKANLRRASCVGTNLFRAVLAGADLTEADLREAVLRLADLSNTCLENANLFRANLSEACLDYAQLAGANFKKTNLWRVNLGQLILTHPGHDRDAITVDSSALN; translated from the coding sequence ATGGCCAACACCGAACATCTGAACATACTGAACAAGGGCGTTGAGACCTGGAATGCCTGGCGCCTTCAAAATCCTGGTGTTCGGCCAGACTTTCAGGGGGCAGATTTAGGGCGGCTCTATCTGCCTGGGGTAGACTTTCGGCACGCCAATTTCTATGAGGCCAACCTGCGGGAAAGCGTCTTCACCCAGGCCAACTTTGAGTCCTCCACGCTGTACCGCTGCGACCTGTGCATGGCCGACCTCAGCAGCGCCAACCTCAGCATGGTGGACTTCTACAAAACTAACCTCTACACGGCCAACCTCAGTAACGCCAACCTGCGGCATTCCCACTTCTACAAAGCCGACATGCAGGAAACGCTGCTGACCGATGCCGACCTGGGGGAATCGAATTTCTATGAAGTTGACATGCGAGAGGTCATTCTCCAGTCGGCCAGCCTGGTGAGGACTACGTTTTACTACTCCAACCTGTGTAACGCCAACCTGTGCCAGGCCAATTTGAGCTGCGCCAGCCTGATGGGAGCCAATATGGCCAAAGCCAACCTGCGGCGGGCCAGCTGCGTGGGTACCAACCTGTTTCGGGCCGTGCTGGCGGGGGCCGACTTGACCGAAGCCGACCTGCGCGAGGCGGTGCTGCGGTTGGCCGACCTCAGCAATACCTGCCTGGAAAACGCCAACCTGTTTCGGGCCAATCTGTCGGAGGCCTGCCTCGACTACGCACAGCTGGCGGGGGCCAACTTTAAGAAAACCAACCTGTGGCGCGTCAACCTGGGACAGCTCATCCTCACCCACCCCGGCCACGACCGCGATGCCATCACCGTCGACTCTAGCGCTTTGAACTAA